The following are encoded together in the Mammaliicoccus vitulinus genome:
- a CDS encoding SdrH family protein produces the protein MKVLKNSIISSLLLSSMVLGVSYGNDSLASETSHTKIEDTSPKITEEQSDQIVENKQDSKKETSTEEPSTEEPSTEEPSTEEPSTEEPSTEEPSTEEPSTEEPNTSEKPSTEEPSTEEPSTEEPSTEEPSTEEPNTSEKPSTGEPSTEEPNTSEKPSTEEPSTEEPNTNEKPSTEEPSTEEPNTSEKPSTEEPSGGSNNNQSPPPNKSNGGSPSSEEPKSSESNAGEYDYNEQNIEQYKPTMPSYPNTDDFGDTYYDDQQYADEEEPKFIPGHAEAYYNKLDEDVLNLVTSKVGSRPDLAHPKFEKTSKTSETTSVNDDNNTKTTSTTSESFETASDKKDVSKPLIIGISIAIVIVLGSIIAFFMRRIIKS, from the coding sequence ATGAAGGTATTAAAAAATTCAATCATTTCATCATTATTATTATCTTCTATGGTGTTAGGTGTATCTTATGGAAATGATTCTCTTGCGTCTGAAACATCACATACTAAAATAGAAGATACTTCTCCTAAAATAACTGAAGAACAATCTGATCAAATAGTAGAAAATAAACAAGACTCTAAAAAAGAAACATCTACAGAGGAACCGAGTACAGAAGAACCAAGCACTGAAGAACCAAGCACTGAAGAACCAAGCACAGAGGAACCAAGCACTGAAGAACCAAGTACAGAAGAACCAAGTACGGAAGAGCCAAACACAAGTGAGAAGCCAAGCACTGAAGAACCAAGCACAGAGGAACCAAGCACTGAAGAACCAAGTACAGAAGAACCAAGTACGGAAGAGCCAAACACAAGTGAGAAGCCAAGTACTGGAGAACCAAGTACAGAAGAGCCAAACACAAGTGAGAAGCCGAGTACTGAAGAACCAAGTACGGAAGAGCCAAACACAAATGAGAAGCCGAGTACTGAAGAACCAAGTACGGAAGAGCCAAACACAAGTGAGAAGCCGAGTACTGAAGAACCAAGTGGGGGAAGCAACAACAATCAATCACCACCACCTAACAAATCAAATGGTGGATCTCCTTCATCTGAAGAGCCAAAATCCAGTGAATCAAATGCTGGTGAATATGATTATAATGAACAAAATATAGAACAATATAAACCAACGATGCCATCATATCCAAATACTGATGACTTTGGAGATACTTATTATGACGATCAACAATATGCTGATGAAGAAGAGCCAAAGTTTATCCCTGGTCATGCTGAAGCATATTACAACAAGTTGGATGAAGATGTGTTGAACTTGGTTACGAGTAAAGTAGGAAGCAGACCTGATTTAGCGCATCCAAAGTTTGAAAAGACATCTAAAACTAGTGAAACGACATCTGTTAATGATGATAATAATACAAAAACAACTTCAACGACATCCGAAAGCTTTGAAACAGCTTCTGATAAAAAAGATGTTTCTAAACCTTTAATCATTGGCATTTCTATAGCAATAGTCATTGTGTTAGGTTCAATTATTGCATTCTTTATGAGAAGAATTATTAAATCTTAA
- a CDS encoding M3 family oligoendopeptidase translates to MTVTFKEYEYEQINIEKKAQQTKTLLKKFDHATTLDEAIETINDINKIRNHTDTHFNIAYIRASIDTHNEFYSNERDFFDENMPRIQHLDNLFYQSLLNSKYKEALIEHFGQQLFSLAEVALNTYQPSINDLLVKENKLVSEYDKLIASADIAYKGEHLNLAQFSKYLINEDRNIRREAYNTKEQFFNTHLKDFDRIYDELIKVRHEIALKLGYDNFVQLGYDRMQRIGYSAQDVKVFREQVKEYVVPITETINAQHAKRIGVDQLKVYDQNFTFKTGSPKPRISTDEIIENARKMYHNRSDETAKFIDFMIDKELFDLEAKKGKESGGYCTIINDFKSPFIFANFNGTQGDIEVMTHEAGHAFQVFESLKYSVPEYYFPTSEACEIHSMSMEYLTYPWMDLFFKADTDKFKLSHLEDNIKFLPYGVAVDEFQHYMYENPEMTPEERRHIWSDLENKYLPNVDYDGIQHLENGAFWHRQGHIFASPFYYIDYTLATICAMQFYIKQENDEHQAWSDYLKICQIGRSQSFVDIIKSVNLQSPFKNGTVKSIVEHLYKATKKIDQSKF, encoded by the coding sequence ATGACAGTAACTTTTAAAGAATATGAATACGAACAAATCAATATTGAAAAGAAAGCGCAACAAACTAAAACATTATTAAAAAAATTCGATCACGCAACGACGCTTGATGAAGCAATAGAAACAATAAACGACATAAACAAAATAAGAAATCACACAGATACTCATTTTAATATTGCCTACATAAGAGCATCTATTGACACTCACAATGAATTTTATAGCAATGAGCGAGATTTTTTTGATGAGAACATGCCTAGAATACAACATTTAGATAATTTATTTTATCAATCATTACTAAATTCGAAATATAAAGAAGCATTAATTGAACACTTCGGTCAGCAATTATTTTCTCTAGCTGAAGTTGCTTTAAATACTTATCAACCTTCCATCAACGACTTGCTCGTTAAAGAAAATAAATTGGTTAGTGAATATGATAAGTTAATTGCATCAGCAGACATTGCATACAAAGGTGAACATTTAAACTTAGCCCAGTTCAGCAAATATTTAATCAACGAAGATAGAAATATACGAAGAGAAGCTTATAATACGAAAGAACAATTTTTTAATACACACTTAAAAGATTTTGATCGTATATATGACGAACTAATTAAAGTTAGACATGAAATTGCTTTGAAATTGGGCTATGACAATTTTGTACAACTTGGGTATGATCGTATGCAAAGAATAGGATATAGCGCACAAGACGTAAAAGTATTCAGAGAACAAGTAAAAGAATATGTCGTTCCAATAACTGAAACGATCAACGCACAACATGCTAAACGTATAGGCGTTGACCAGTTAAAAGTTTACGACCAAAATTTCACTTTTAAAACCGGGTCTCCTAAACCACGCATTTCAACCGATGAAATAATTGAAAATGCTAGAAAAATGTATCACAATCGTTCTGATGAAACGGCTAAGTTTATAGATTTTATGATTGATAAAGAACTATTTGATTTAGAAGCTAAGAAAGGTAAAGAAAGTGGTGGCTATTGCACAATTATTAATGATTTCAAATCACCATTTATCTTTGCAAATTTTAACGGTACACAAGGTGATATTGAAGTTATGACTCATGAAGCTGGTCATGCTTTTCAAGTTTTTGAAAGCTTAAAATATTCGGTGCCAGAGTATTACTTCCCTACATCAGAAGCTTGTGAGATTCACTCAATGAGTATGGAGTACTTAACATATCCTTGGATGGACTTATTTTTCAAAGCAGACACTGATAAATTCAAGCTATCGCATTTAGAGGATAATATTAAATTTTTACCATATGGTGTAGCTGTCGACGAATTTCAGCATTATATGTATGAAAATCCAGAGATGACACCTGAAGAACGTAGACATATTTGGTCTGACTTAGAAAATAAATACTTACCAAATGTAGATTATGACGGTATACAACATTTAGAAAATGGTGCCTTTTGGCATAGACAAGGTCATATATTTGCCTCACCGTTTTATTATATTGATTATACATTAGCAACAATTTGTGCAATGCAATTTTATATCAAACAGGAAAATGATGAACATCAAGCGTGGTCTGACTATTTAAAAATATGTCAAATCGGCCGTTCTCAATCATTTGTAGATATTATTAAATCCGTTAATTTACAGTCTCCATTTAAAAATGGAACAGTAAAATCAATTGTAGAACACTTATATAAAGCTACTAAAAAGATTGATCAATCTAAATTCTAA
- the mroQ gene encoding intramembrane glutamic endopeptidase MroQ: MQFNRLTVNIATLLLFGVVQTIAIIPNSLYADSDLSKITRLEISLTWMATTAIISVLLLWYMNSNIKNPTRLEKQTKEPWVYVIFWCIAGIFLAMFGQVIAALVNTYILNQPMESGNTQNLMKIAQESHILIIYIVLAGPILEELIFRKLIFGEIYNMVKAPKWLSFIIAVLVSSFVFSLAHSDPAHTLIYVVMGTVFSGLYVLTKRIIVPMIAHMGMNGIVVLGQIVFKDQLNEQIEKQSQISHLIYHTIIHMYS; this comes from the coding sequence ATGCAATTTAATCGATTAACCGTTAATATTGCTACACTACTACTATTTGGCGTTGTACAAACGATTGCAATTATACCAAATAGTTTATATGCCGATTCTGATTTATCTAAAATCACAAGATTAGAAATCAGTTTAACTTGGATGGCAACAACGGCAATCATTTCTGTTTTATTATTATGGTACATGAACTCAAATATTAAAAATCCAACACGTCTTGAAAAGCAAACTAAAGAACCTTGGGTATATGTCATTTTTTGGTGTATAGCCGGAATTTTTCTAGCAATGTTTGGTCAAGTTATCGCTGCACTTGTGAATACTTATATTCTTAATCAGCCTATGGAAAGTGGTAATACACAAAACCTCATGAAAATAGCACAAGAATCACATATACTCATTATTTATATAGTGTTAGCTGGACCTATTCTTGAGGAATTAATATTCCGTAAATTAATTTTTGGTGAAATATACAATATGGTTAAGGCACCTAAATGGTTAAGTTTCATCATCGCAGTGTTAGTTAGTTCGTTTGTCTTTTCATTAGCACATTCAGATCCTGCACATACTTTAATATATGTCGTTATGGGAACTGTGTTTAGTGGACTATATGTATTAACTAAGAGAATCATCGTACCTATGATCGCACATATGGGTATGAATGGCATTGTAGTTTTAGGACAAATCGTGTTTAAAGATCAATTAAATGAGCAAATAGAAAAGCAGTCTCAAATTTCTCATCTCATTTATCATACAATTATCCACATGTATTCTTAA
- the groES gene encoding co-chaperone GroES: protein MLKPLGDRIIIEKTEKEQTTASGIVLTDSAKEQSNEGKVVAVGPGKRLEDGTRLSVDVAVGDQVVYQQYAGTEVKRDKETYIILSEDDILAVIEQ from the coding sequence ATGTTAAAACCATTGGGAGATAGAATTATTATCGAGAAAACAGAAAAAGAACAAACTACAGCTAGCGGGATTGTGTTAACAGATTCTGCTAAAGAACAGTCAAACGAAGGTAAAGTTGTAGCTGTTGGACCAGGTAAGCGTTTAGAAGACGGTACAAGACTTTCTGTAGATGTTGCTGTAGGAGATCAAGTTGTATATCAACAATATGCAGGAACAGAAGTTAAACGTGATAAAGAGACATATATTATCCTTTCAGAAGATGATATTTTAGCAGTAATTGAACAATAA